Proteins from a single region of Manis javanica isolate MJ-LG chromosome 5, MJ_LKY, whole genome shotgun sequence:
- the APCDD1L gene encoding protein APCDD1-like isoform X4, with product MLQRKEWDVIQTHNPVKDRNGMWTWVLWMQSLCEVRPGPEFLARSYTFYPNRFFRAYQFYYRDPFCREPAHSLLIKGKVRLRRASWITQGATEADYQLHKVGIVFHDRHALLNIARHLNQTQAGRACAWQLPPARAWLPGALYELLSARAEQDCTAALGFTMHELSLVRMQRHLQRQPRAGPHLVEELYLGDIHTDPTERHHYRPTGYQQPLQSALHHTRPCLACSLVARSDEHHPPVLPPQAALPLRLGGRWVSPACEVRPAVLFLTRLFTFHGHSRSWEGHYRHFSDPACQQPTFTVSAAGHYTGGRPSTKVRGGTELVFQVTQARVTPMDHVITAMLNLSEPSSCGGPGAWSLGTERDVTATNGCLPLGIRLPHMEYELFKMEQDPLGQSLLFIGQRPTDGSSPDTPEKRPTSYQAPLVLCDGLVQDSPGSLGHRPLSGGVPCPQKAPLPFLLLILGLAFLKQL from the exons ATGTTACAGAGGAAAGAGTGGGACGTTATCCAGACTCACAATCCGGTGAAAGACAGAAATGGGATGTGGACCTGGGTCCTCTGGATGCAAAGCCT CTGTGAGGTTCGCCCCGGGCCGGAGTTCCTCGCCCGATCCTACACCTTCTACCCCAACCGCTTCTTCCGAGCCTACCAGTTCTACTACAGGGACCCCTTCTGCCGGGAGCCTGCCCACTCCCTGCTCATCAAGGGCAAGGTCCGCCTGCGCCGGGCCTCCTGGATCACCCAGGGTGCCACCGAGGCCGACTACCAACTGCACAAGGTGGGCATCGTCTTCCACGACCGCCACGCTCTGCTCAACATCGCCAGGCACCTCAACCAGACCCAGGCTGGCCGGGCTTGTGCCTGGCAGTTGCCCCCTGCTCGGGCCTGGCTGCCTGGGGCACTGTACGAGCTGCTGAGTGCCCGGGCTGAGCAGGACtgcacagcagccctgggcttcaCCATGCATGAGCTCAGCTTGGTCCGCATGCAGCGCCACCTGCAGCGGCAGCCCAGGGCCGGGCCCCATCTCGTGGAGGAGCTGTACCTGGGGGACATCCACACCGACCCAACAGAGCGGCACCACTACCGGCCCACCGGCTACCAGCAGCCCCTGCAGAGTGCCCTG CACCACACTCGcccctgcctggcctgcagcctcGTTGCCCGCTCTGATGAGCACCACCCACCGGTGCTGCCCCCACAGGCGGCACTGCCCCTGCGCCTGGGCGGCCGGTGGGTCAGCCCTGCATGCGAGGTGCGCCCTGCTGTGCTGTTCCTCACCAGACTCTTCACCTTCCACGGGCACAGCCGCTCCTGGGAAGGGCACTACCGCCACTTCTCCGACCCTGCCTGCCAGCAGCCCACCTTCACTGTCTCTGCGGCTGGGCACTACACTGGGGGCAGGCCATCCACCAAGGTCCGCGGCGGCACCGAGCTGGTGTTCCAGGTCACACAGGCCCGTGTGACCCCCATGGATCATGTCATCACCGCCATGCTCAACCTCTCGGAGCCAAGCAGCTGCGGGGGCCCGGGGGCCTGGTCCCTGGGAACCGAGCGGGATGTCACGGCCACCAATGGGTGCCTGCCGCTGGGCATCAGGCTGCCCCACATGGAGTATGAGCTTTTCAAGATGGAGCAAGACCCTCTCGGGCAAAGCCTGTTGTTCATCGGACAACGGCCCACTGACGGGTCAAGTCCTGACACCCCCGAGAAGCGCCCCACCTCCTACCAAGCACCCCTGGTACTCTGTGACGGGCTGGTTCAGGACTCCCCTGGGTCCCTGGGGCACAGGCCTCTCAGTGGCGGGGTTCCATGTCCTCAAAaggcccctctccccttcctgctgCTAATTCTAGGGCTGGCCTTCCTCAAGCAGCTATGA